A stretch of Geomonas oryzisoli DNA encodes these proteins:
- a CDS encoding DUF4140 domain-containing protein gives MRLLPLALFLFPVLVCQQAVAGQKSVTLYLDGARVEQELSVSGGYLELPLPDGFAPGSLRVKAPGGTVLRVELVPAEQDRRRAGEIARLRERRGELQDRMDALARREEIFSAAARSQSGKAPRKTKANPDPVVTLQQGTEFALNQMEAVYRSKRKCRLALDSVERELTAAAKGVASARIWISGAKARVSYLVGNARWIPSYDLRFSGEGGAELLLHAKLPQREKGVQYQVARGTTAKQATAEPVRDDFPVLARYPLTATRAAGADPPERFAFAPVEAGLPPGDAALYWKGEYLGSAPFSGGGSTGFTLGQ, from the coding sequence ATGCGCCTGTTGCCGCTGGCCTTGTTTCTGTTTCCGGTCCTGGTCTGTCAGCAGGCCGTCGCCGGGCAAAAAAGCGTCACCTTGTACCTGGACGGGGCGCGGGTGGAGCAGGAACTCTCCGTCTCCGGCGGCTACCTCGAGCTCCCCTTGCCGGACGGCTTCGCACCCGGCTCGCTCCGGGTGAAGGCACCGGGGGGGACCGTGCTGCGGGTAGAGCTGGTCCCGGCTGAACAGGACCGGCGCCGGGCGGGGGAGATCGCCCGACTCAGGGAACGTCGCGGCGAATTGCAGGACCGCATGGATGCACTGGCCCGGCGCGAGGAGATCTTCTCCGCCGCCGCCAGGTCGCAAAGCGGCAAGGCCCCCAGAAAGACCAAGGCCAATCCTGACCCGGTGGTCACGTTGCAGCAGGGGACCGAATTCGCGCTGAACCAGATGGAGGCGGTTTATCGCAGCAAGCGCAAGTGCCGGCTCGCCCTCGACAGCGTGGAGCGGGAGCTGACGGCGGCCGCCAAGGGGGTCGCGTCGGCGCGCATCTGGATTAGCGGCGCGAAGGCCCGCGTCTCCTACCTGGTAGGGAACGCGCGCTGGATCCCCAGTTACGACCTGAGGTTCTCGGGGGAGGGGGGCGCCGAATTGCTGCTGCACGCGAAGCTGCCGCAGCGCGAGAAGGGTGTGCAGTACCAGGTGGCGCGGGGGACGACGGCAAAGCAGGCAACGGCCGAGCCGGTGCGGGACGATTTTCCCGTACTCGCCCGTTATCCGCTCACCGCCACCCGGGCCGCCGGCGCCGATCCTCCCGAACGATTCGCATTCGCCCCGGTAGAGGCCGGTCTTCCCCCCGGGGACGCCGCGCTCTACTGGAAGGGAGAATACCTCGGCAGCGCCCCGTTCTCCGGGGGAGGCAGCACCGGGTTCACCCTGGGACAGTAG
- a CDS encoding FKBP-type peptidyl-prolyl cis-trans isomerase, which produces MRNVEKFLVLLLLMAAVAIPACSQKDATKQPATEKTAAKAAAGAVTTPSGLSYTDLVVGTGPSPTSGKGVKVHYTGTLENGTKFDSSLDRGQPFIFRIGAGEVIPGWDEGVMSMKVGGKRKLVVPPQLGYGANGAGGVIPPNATLIFEVELLDVEK; this is translated from the coding sequence ATGCGTAACGTAGAGAAGTTCCTCGTGCTGCTGCTGCTCATGGCGGCGGTAGCCATACCCGCCTGCTCCCAGAAGGATGCCACCAAGCAGCCGGCGACCGAGAAAACCGCAGCCAAGGCCGCAGCAGGGGCGGTGACCACCCCGTCCGGCCTTTCCTATACCGACCTCGTGGTCGGGACCGGCCCCTCCCCGACCTCGGGCAAAGGGGTCAAGGTGCACTACACCGGCACCCTGGAAAACGGCACCAAGTTCGACAGCTCGCTCGATCGCGGCCAGCCTTTCATCTTCAGGATCGGTGCCGGCGAGGTGATCCCGGGTTGGGACGAGGGCGTCATGTCCATGAAGGTGGGGGGCAAGCGTAAGCTGGTGGTCCCGCCGCAGTTGGGCTATGGGGCCAACGGCGCCGGCGGGGTGATCCCCCCGAACGCTACCCTGATCTTTGAAGTGGAGCTTCTCGACGTAGAGAAGTAA
- a CDS encoding DUF1015 domain-containing protein: MAFIKPFKAVRPKKELAEKVAALPYDVMNTDEAIEMASGNAVSFLHISRPEIDLPRDVDVHSNPVYVKGRDNLEKFLAEGVLLQDETERYYVYRQKMGSITQTGLVVCAGVDDYQTGTIKKHELTRADKEEDRVKHIDALNANDEPVFYTYRHDAAITATIDQVTQGAPLYDFTTDDGVSHALWDIADAKLIDSLTKSFAAIPTLYVADGHHRSAAASRVRDLRKDANPKHTGSEEYNYFLTVIFPDNEMTIMPYNRVVKDLNGRGVAEFMARVGERFEVTPVAGAVNPGERHQFGMYLGGKWYELTPREDSFPENDPVASMDVSILQDNLLSPVLGVRNPRTDQRIHFVGGIRGVEELERVVNSGEYMVAFSLFPTSIEELMSLADEDKIMPPKSTWFEPKLRSGLFIHLLD; the protein is encoded by the coding sequence ATGGCATTTATCAAGCCGTTCAAGGCGGTACGCCCCAAAAAGGAGCTGGCCGAAAAGGTCGCAGCTCTTCCCTATGACGTGATGAACACGGATGAGGCCATCGAGATGGCTTCCGGCAACGCGGTGAGTTTCCTGCACATCTCCCGTCCTGAGATCGATCTCCCCAGGGACGTCGATGTGCACTCCAATCCGGTGTACGTCAAGGGGCGCGACAACCTGGAAAAATTCCTGGCGGAGGGCGTGCTGCTGCAGGACGAGACCGAGCGCTACTACGTGTACCGTCAGAAGATGGGTAGCATCACCCAGACCGGCCTCGTGGTCTGCGCCGGCGTGGACGACTACCAGACCGGCACCATCAAGAAGCATGAGCTGACCAGGGCGGACAAGGAGGAGGACCGCGTCAAGCACATCGATGCGCTCAACGCCAACGACGAGCCGGTTTTCTACACCTACCGCCACGACGCCGCGATCACGGCGACCATCGACCAGGTGACCCAGGGCGCGCCCCTGTACGACTTCACCACCGACGACGGCGTTTCCCACGCGCTGTGGGATATCGCCGATGCCAAGCTGATCGACTCCCTCACCAAGAGCTTCGCCGCCATCCCGACCCTCTATGTCGCCGACGGGCATCACCGCAGCGCCGCCGCGAGCCGGGTGCGCGATCTGAGAAAAGACGCCAACCCCAAGCACACCGGCAGCGAGGAGTACAACTACTTCCTGACGGTGATCTTCCCGGACAACGAGATGACCATCATGCCCTACAACAGGGTGGTCAAGGACCTTAACGGCCGCGGCGTCGCCGAGTTCATGGCGCGCGTCGGCGAGCGGTTCGAGGTGACCCCGGTCGCCGGTGCGGTCAACCCGGGGGAGCGCCACCAGTTCGGCATGTACCTGGGTGGCAAGTGGTACGAGCTGACTCCGCGCGAGGATTCCTTCCCCGAGAACGACCCGGTCGCCTCCATGGACGTCTCCATCCTGCAGGATAACCTGCTCAGCCCGGTCCTCGGTGTGCGCAACCCGCGCACCGACCAGCGCATCCACTTCGTCGGCGGCATCCGCGGTGTCGAGGAACTGGAGCGGGTGGTCAACTCGGGCGAGTACATGGTCGCTTTCTCGCTGTTCCCGACCTCGATCGAGGAGTTGATGTCGCTGGCCGACGAGGACAAGATCATGCCGCCCAAGTCGACCTGGTTCGAGCCCAAGCTCAGAAGTGGCCTTTTCATCCATTTGCTGGATTAA
- a CDS encoding C40 family peptidase, which translates to MLKTVRLLIIYLLLLAPAATGCAAQRAGLSSVGFAIQVGAFSDVKNAERLTRKLQEQGIEAFYFKRENGIYAVRFGDFPKREEARKVAQKLVKEKTIGSYFIAPPQPDRTVLVRETVIEKAPAPSITKPTKPSVPGKKKEEPVKRDRGDMGNIAARTAERFVGIPYRWGGDTVVDGMDCSGFVRAVYNLCGINIPRTSREQYRVGDAVGREELKDGDLVFFGASSDEINHVGIFVGNGRFVHAPRRGDDIKVSSMDESYFQKRFVGAKRYF; encoded by the coding sequence CCACCGGATGCGCGGCGCAGCGGGCCGGGCTTTCCAGCGTCGGCTTCGCCATCCAGGTGGGCGCCTTCTCGGACGTGAAAAACGCCGAGCGGCTTACCAGGAAGTTGCAGGAGCAGGGGATCGAAGCGTTCTACTTCAAACGGGAAAACGGCATCTACGCCGTCCGTTTCGGGGACTTCCCCAAGCGGGAAGAGGCGCGCAAGGTGGCCCAGAAGCTGGTGAAGGAGAAGACCATCGGCTCCTACTTCATCGCGCCGCCCCAGCCCGACCGCACCGTGCTGGTGCGGGAGACCGTGATCGAGAAGGCGCCGGCACCGTCGATCACCAAGCCGACCAAGCCCTCGGTTCCGGGCAAGAAGAAAGAGGAGCCGGTCAAGCGTGACCGCGGCGACATGGGCAACATCGCCGCCCGTACCGCCGAGCGCTTCGTGGGCATCCCGTACCGTTGGGGCGGGGACACCGTGGTCGACGGCATGGACTGCAGCGGTTTCGTGCGCGCGGTCTACAACCTGTGCGGCATCAACATCCCGCGCACCTCGCGTGAGCAGTACCGGGTCGGGGATGCGGTTGGGCGTGAAGAGTTGAAAGACGGCGATCTGGTTTTCTTCGGTGCCTCCTCCGACGAGATCAACCACGTCGGCATCTTCGTCGGCAACGGTCGCTTCGTCCATGCGCCGCGCCGCGGTGACGACATCAAGGTGAGCTCGATGGACGAGTCCTATTTCCAGAAGAGGTTTGTCGGCGCCAAGCGCTATTTTTAA